One Streptomyces sp. ML-6 genomic region harbors:
- a CDS encoding 3-hydroxybutyryl-CoA dehydrogenase — protein sequence MADIARVGVVGCGQMGAGIAEVCARSGLEVLVAETTGEALEIGRTRLHNSLSKAAERGKITPEERDGTLARLSFTTDLGEFADRDLVIEAVVENEQVKTEIFQVLDQVVTRQDAILASNTSSIPLVKLAVATSRPDQVIGIHFFNPAPVQRLIELIPALTTSDETVKRSEALVQEVLGKHPIRAQDRSGFVVNALLIPYLLSAIRMFESGIASREDIDNGMELGCAHPMGPLKLSDLIGLDTVASVADSMYAEFKEPLYAAPPLLQRMVDAGRLGRKTGSGFYPYS from the coding sequence ATGGCCGACATTGCACGCGTCGGAGTGGTGGGCTGTGGCCAGATGGGCGCGGGCATCGCGGAAGTGTGCGCCCGCAGCGGGCTCGAGGTCCTGGTGGCCGAGACCACCGGTGAGGCGCTGGAGATCGGCCGCACCCGGTTGCACAACTCCCTCTCGAAGGCCGCCGAACGCGGCAAGATCACTCCGGAGGAGCGCGACGGGACACTCGCCCGTCTGAGCTTCACCACCGACCTCGGGGAGTTCGCCGACCGCGATCTCGTCATCGAGGCCGTCGTGGAGAACGAGCAGGTCAAGACCGAGATCTTCCAGGTACTCGACCAGGTGGTGACCCGGCAGGACGCGATCCTCGCCTCGAACACCTCCTCCATCCCGCTGGTGAAGCTGGCCGTGGCGACCTCCCGCCCGGACCAGGTCATCGGCATCCACTTCTTCAACCCGGCGCCGGTGCAGAGGCTCATCGAGCTGATCCCCGCGCTGACCACGTCCGACGAGACGGTCAAGCGCTCCGAGGCGCTGGTGCAGGAGGTCCTCGGCAAGCACCCGATCCGCGCCCAGGACCGCTCCGGCTTCGTGGTCAACGCGCTGCTGATCCCGTACCTGCTCTCCGCGATCCGGATGTTCGAGTCGGGGATCGCCAGCCGTGAGGACATCGACAACGGCATGGAGCTCGGCTGCGCCCACCCGATGGGCCCGCTCAAGCTCTCCGACCTGATCGGTCTCGACACGGTGGCCTCGGTCGCCGACTCGATGTACGCGGAGTTCAAGGAGCCGCTGTACGCCGCTCCGCCGCTGCTCCAGCGGATGGTCGACGCGGGCCGGCTCGGCCGCAAGACGGGTTCGGGCTTCTACCCGTACTCCTGA
- a CDS encoding transcriptional regulator yields MAATEPNILLAALIEEAGVSRAGLAAHVNRAGDSRGLPLRYEHTAVARWLKGQRPRGRVPDLICEVLGSRLGRPLSLDDIGMAEPGTGSPAPGCTFTGFVERTTALWRSDEQGRPHPPAPSAVAGTAAVMPVWEWENPPEDADVSRVGPVRVGPADLVTLRAARTHYELMYRRTGGIVARPRVAGFLSSVAAPLLRGGYDDATGRRLHRAVGGLAAVAGICAYDCDLHGPAQRHFHQALRLAKASGDRGFGGYVIALLVNQSLFLAEYRQSVAFAQTALRAAGERLGPALTADLYAMQAKAYARLGDAGGAGECIRRAEAQAARIRPGREPDEAGYVQPGLVDVQVAEALLVLGDLAGAGKHAAAAVRHPAHDRGRVHRLAVLAQVELRRGEADRAAATAVEMAGLVGGMESRRLRDRLRTVREGLAASGSAEAGRAAELIDGALCVPL; encoded by the coding sequence ATGGCGGCGACGGAGCCCAACATTCTGCTGGCGGCCCTGATCGAGGAAGCGGGCGTCTCCCGGGCGGGTCTCGCCGCACACGTCAACCGGGCCGGCGACTCCCGCGGGCTCCCGCTGCGGTACGAACACACCGCGGTGGCCCGCTGGTTGAAGGGGCAGCGGCCGCGCGGCCGGGTGCCGGACCTGATCTGCGAGGTGCTCGGGAGCCGGCTGGGCCGGCCCCTCTCGCTGGACGACATCGGCATGGCGGAGCCGGGCACCGGCTCGCCCGCGCCCGGCTGCACGTTCACCGGATTCGTCGAACGGACCACCGCGCTGTGGCGCTCGGACGAACAGGGGCGCCCGCACCCGCCCGCCCCGTCCGCCGTCGCGGGAACGGCGGCGGTGATGCCCGTCTGGGAGTGGGAGAACCCGCCCGAGGACGCCGACGTCTCCCGCGTCGGCCCGGTCCGCGTCGGCCCGGCCGACCTGGTGACCCTGCGCGCGGCCCGCACCCACTACGAACTGATGTACCGCAGGACCGGCGGGATAGTGGCCAGGCCCCGGGTCGCCGGCTTCCTGAGCTCCGTGGCCGCCCCCCTGCTGCGCGGCGGGTACGACGACGCCACCGGCCGTCGGCTGCACCGGGCGGTGGGCGGGCTGGCCGCGGTGGCGGGGATCTGCGCGTACGACTGCGACCTGCACGGTCCGGCCCAGCGCCACTTCCACCAGGCGCTGCGACTGGCCAAGGCGAGCGGGGACCGGGGGTTCGGCGGCTATGTGATCGCCCTGCTGGTCAACCAGTCGCTGTTCCTCGCCGAGTACCGGCAGTCCGTCGCCTTCGCGCAGACGGCGCTGCGGGCCGCCGGGGAACGGCTCGGCCCCGCGCTCACCGCCGACCTCTACGCGATGCAGGCCAAGGCGTACGCCCGCCTCGGCGACGCGGGCGGCGCCGGGGAGTGCATCCGGCGCGCGGAGGCGCAGGCCGCGCGCATACGGCCGGGGCGGGAGCCGGACGAGGCGGGATACGTCCAGCCGGGCCTGGTCGACGTGCAGGTCGCCGAGGCGCTGCTCGTCCTCGGCGACCTGGCGGGAGCCGGGAAGCACGCGGCGGCGGCCGTACGGCACCCGGCGCACGACCGGGGCCGGGTGCACCGGCTGGCGGTGCTGGCCCAGGTCGAGCTGCGCCGGGGCGAGGCGGACCGGGCGGCGGCCACCGCGGTGGAGATGGCCGGGCTGGTCGGGGGCATGGAGTCGCGGCGGCTGCGCGACCGGCTGCGCACCGTGCGCGAGGGCCTGGCCGCGAGCGGCAGCGCCGAGGCGGGCCGGGCGGCCGAATTGATCGACGGGGCCCTGTGCGTACCGCTGTGA
- the pheT gene encoding phenylalanine--tRNA ligase subunit beta, which produces MRVPLSWLREYVDLPATETGRDVQAKLIGVGLEVETVEQIGAGLKGPLVVGQVLTIEELEGFKKPIRFCTVDVGNANGTGEPQEIVCGARNFAVGDKVVVVLPGAVLPGDFAISARKTYGRTSHGMICSTGELGMGDDGTHGIIVLPPEHEAGTDAIELLQLVDEVLDIAVTPDRGYCLSMRGVARETAIAYGLPLRDPALLDVPAPNAFGYPVKVADPLGCDKFTARTVVGLQPEARSPIWLQRRLQKAGMRPISLAVDITNYVMLELGQPLHAYDRTRIEGPIGVRRAQQGEKLTTLDGTVRVLDAEDLVITDDRGPIGLAGVMGGANTEITDLQEGAGTTEVVIEAAHFDAISIARTARRHKLSSEASKRFERGADPQAAAAAAQRTVDLLVLLAGGTAENGVTEVSAPSAPRTIAMPANHPDRVAGVEYGRETVVRRLQEVGCDVYGQDELIVTVPSWRPDLGEPNDLAEEVIRLEGYENLPSTLPTPPSGRGLTDRQRLHRRIGRALAGAGYVEALNYPFIGDAVLDRLGFEADDDRRRTVKIVNPLSDEEPALRTTLLPGLLGALRRNDGRGSHDLALFETGLVFLPQALSSVRAGETPSTGTETKAVRLPVDRRPTDEEIAGLDASLPRQPRRAAVVLAGAREQAGWWGKGRPADWADAIEAARTIAREAGVEVTVRSDRHTPWHPGRCAALYVTVDGEETLFGHAGELHPRVVKELHLPERTCAMEVELDVLEQAVDGVLRAPRISTFPVATQDVALVVAEDVPAADVERALRDGAGELLESVRLFDVFTGEQIGAGNKSLAYALRFRAADRTLTVDEATAARDAAVALAAERTGAVLRGA; this is translated from the coding sequence ATGCGGGTCCCGCTTTCCTGGCTGCGGGAGTACGTCGACCTGCCGGCGACGGAGACCGGCCGGGACGTACAGGCCAAACTCATCGGCGTGGGGCTGGAGGTCGAGACCGTCGAGCAGATCGGCGCCGGCCTCAAGGGCCCGCTGGTCGTCGGGCAGGTGCTGACCATCGAGGAGCTGGAGGGCTTCAAGAAGCCCATCCGCTTCTGCACGGTCGACGTCGGCAACGCCAACGGCACCGGCGAGCCGCAGGAGATCGTCTGCGGCGCCCGCAACTTCGCCGTCGGCGACAAGGTCGTCGTGGTCCTGCCCGGCGCCGTCCTGCCCGGGGACTTCGCGATCTCCGCGCGCAAGACCTACGGCCGCACCTCGCACGGCATGATCTGCTCCACCGGCGAGCTCGGCATGGGCGACGACGGCACGCACGGCATCATCGTGCTGCCGCCGGAGCACGAGGCCGGCACCGACGCGATCGAGCTGCTCCAGCTCGTCGACGAGGTCCTCGACATCGCCGTCACGCCCGACCGCGGCTACTGCCTCTCCATGCGCGGAGTCGCCCGCGAGACCGCCATCGCGTACGGGCTGCCGCTGCGCGACCCGGCGCTCCTCGACGTGCCCGCGCCGAACGCCTTCGGCTACCCGGTCAAGGTCGCCGACCCGCTGGGCTGCGACAAGTTCACCGCGCGCACCGTCGTCGGCCTGCAGCCCGAGGCCCGTTCCCCGATCTGGCTGCAGCGCAGGCTGCAGAAGGCCGGGATGCGCCCGATCTCGCTCGCCGTCGACATCACCAACTACGTGATGCTGGAGCTCGGCCAGCCGCTGCACGCCTACGACCGCACCCGCATCGAGGGACCGATCGGGGTGCGCCGCGCCCAGCAGGGCGAGAAGCTCACCACCCTCGACGGCACGGTCCGCGTCCTGGACGCCGAGGACCTGGTCATCACCGACGACCGCGGCCCGATCGGCCTCGCGGGCGTCATGGGCGGCGCCAACACCGAGATCACCGACCTCCAGGAGGGCGCCGGGACCACCGAGGTCGTCATCGAGGCCGCGCACTTCGACGCGATCTCGATCGCCCGCACCGCGCGCCGCCACAAGCTGTCCTCCGAGGCGTCCAAGCGCTTCGAGCGCGGCGCCGACCCGCAGGCCGCTGCCGCCGCCGCGCAGCGCACCGTCGACCTGCTGGTGCTGCTGGCCGGCGGCACCGCCGAGAACGGCGTCACCGAGGTCAGCGCGCCCTCCGCGCCCCGCACCATCGCGATGCCGGCGAACCACCCCGACCGGGTCGCCGGTGTCGAGTACGGCCGCGAGACCGTCGTACGCCGCCTCCAGGAGGTCGGCTGCGACGTCTACGGGCAGGACGAGCTGATCGTCACCGTGCCGTCCTGGCGCCCCGACCTCGGCGAGCCGAACGACCTCGCCGAGGAGGTCATCCGGCTGGAGGGCTACGAGAACCTCCCGTCCACCCTCCCGACCCCGCCCTCCGGCCGCGGGCTCACCGACCGCCAGCGGCTGCACCGCAGGATCGGCCGGGCGCTCGCCGGGGCCGGTTACGTCGAGGCGCTGAACTACCCGTTCATCGGCGACGCCGTCCTCGACCGGCTCGGGTTCGAGGCCGACGACGACCGCCGCCGCACCGTCAAGATCGTCAACCCGCTCTCCGACGAGGAACCGGCGCTGCGCACCACGCTGCTGCCGGGCCTGCTCGGCGCGCTGCGGCGCAACGACGGCCGCGGCAGCCACGACCTCGCGCTCTTCGAGACCGGCCTGGTCTTCCTTCCCCAAGCTCTCAGCTCCGTTCGAGCAGGGGAGACCCCATCCACCGGCACCGAGACGAAGGCCGTGCGTCTGCCCGTCGACCGCCGTCCCACCGACGAGGAGATCGCCGGGCTCGACGCCTCGCTGCCGCGTCAGCCGCGCCGCGCCGCGGTCGTCCTCGCGGGCGCTCGCGAGCAGGCCGGCTGGTGGGGCAAGGGCCGCCCGGCCGACTGGGCGGACGCCATCGAGGCCGCCCGCACGATCGCCCGCGAGGCCGGTGTCGAGGTGACCGTCCGCAGTGACCGGCACACGCCGTGGCACCCCGGCCGGTGCGCCGCGCTGTACGTCACGGTCGACGGCGAGGAGACCCTCTTCGGGCATGCCGGCGAGCTGCACCCGCGGGTCGTCAAGGAGCTCCACCTGCCCGAGCGCACCTGCGCCATGGAGGTCGAGCTGGACGTCCTGGAGCAGGCCGTCGACGGCGTGCTCCGGGCCCCCCGGATCTCCACCTTCCCGGTGGCCACCCAGGACGTCGCGCTGGTCGTCGCGGAGGACGTCCCGGCCGCCGACGTGGAGCGGGCGCTGCGCGACGGCGCGGGCGAACTCCTCGAATCGGTACGGCTGTTCGACGTCTTCACCGGCGAGCAGATCGGTGCGGGGAACAAGTCCCTGGCGTACGCGCTGCGGTTCCGTGCCGCGGACCGCACGCTGACCGTCGACGAGGCCACGGCCGCGCGCGACGCCGCGGTGGCGCTGGCCGCCGAGCGCACCGGCGCGGTGCTGCGGGGCGCGTGA
- the pheS gene encoding phenylalanine--tRNA ligase subunit alpha, whose translation MSAPNKSYDPVEVEALKPEEIERMRDEAFAAFAAAGDLDALAQAKTAHTGGTSPLALANREIGALPPQAKAEAGKRVGQARGAVNKALAARQAELEAERDARVLVEEAVDVTLPYDRTPAGARHPLTTFMERVADVFVAMGYEVAEGPEAEAEWFNFDALNFVPDHPARQMQDTFFVQGADGAKTDESGVVLRTHTSPVQARSLLDREPPVYVVCPGRVYRTDELDATHTPVFHQIELLAVDEGLTMADLKGTLDHMVQALFGPDMKTRLRPNFFPFTEPSAEMDMVCYVCRGASVGNPDRPCRTCGSEGWIELGGCGMVNPKVLVACGVDPQKYSGFAFGFGIERMLMFRHNVEDMRDMVEGDVRFTRPFGMEI comes from the coding sequence ATGTCGGCACCGAACAAGTCGTACGACCCAGTCGAGGTCGAGGCACTGAAACCGGAAGAGATCGAGCGCATGCGGGACGAGGCGTTCGCCGCCTTCGCCGCCGCCGGTGACCTCGACGCGCTCGCCCAGGCGAAGACCGCGCACACCGGTGGCACCTCGCCCCTCGCGCTCGCCAACCGCGAGATCGGCGCACTGCCGCCGCAGGCCAAGGCCGAGGCGGGCAAGCGCGTGGGCCAGGCCCGCGGGGCCGTGAACAAGGCCCTCGCCGCCCGCCAGGCGGAGCTGGAGGCCGAGCGGGACGCCCGCGTGCTGGTCGAGGAGGCGGTGGACGTCACGCTGCCCTACGACCGCACCCCGGCCGGTGCCCGCCACCCGCTGACGACCTTCATGGAGCGCGTCGCGGACGTCTTCGTGGCCATGGGCTACGAGGTCGCCGAGGGCCCCGAGGCCGAGGCGGAGTGGTTCAACTTCGACGCCCTGAACTTCGTGCCCGACCACCCGGCCCGGCAGATGCAGGACACCTTCTTCGTCCAGGGCGCCGACGGTGCGAAGACCGACGAGTCCGGTGTGGTGCTGCGCACGCACACCTCGCCCGTCCAGGCCCGCTCCCTGCTCGACCGGGAACCCCCCGTCTACGTCGTCTGCCCCGGTCGCGTCTACCGCACCGACGAGCTGGACGCGACGCACACCCCGGTCTTCCACCAGATCGAGCTGCTGGCCGTCGACGAGGGCCTCACCATGGCCGACCTCAAGGGCACCCTCGACCACATGGTCCAGGCGCTCTTCGGCCCGGACATGAAGACCAGGCTGCGGCCGAACTTCTTCCCGTTCACCGAGCCGTCCGCCGAGATGGACATGGTCTGCTACGTCTGCCGCGGCGCGTCCGTCGGCAACCCCGACCGCCCCTGCCGCACCTGCGGCAGCGAGGGCTGGATCGAGCTCGGCGGCTGCGGCATGGTCAACCCCAAGGTGCTCGTCGCCTGCGGTGTCGACCCCCAGAAGTACAGCGGATTCGCCTTCGGGTTCGGCATCGAACGGATGCTGATGTTCCGCCACAACGTAGAAGACATGCGAGACATGGTCGAGGGTGACGTCCGGTTCACCCGGCCGTTCGGGATGGAGATCTGA
- a CDS encoding ATP-binding protein, with amino-acid sequence MAVGMSRPRETHTAVVRGCERPGGADEPAGESDLVTTGIGVDPDDLPDGLVVADENGRVVCFNSAAVRITAVPRDAALGRPLEQALPLEDLKGRRWWALTDPYGGLATRVGQPERNLLLPGGREVLVSARYVREHPTGPVRRLVVSLRGTEARRRTERSHAELIATVAHELRSPLTSVKGFTATLLAKWERFTDDQKRLMLETVDADANRVTRLITELLDISRIDSGRLELRRQPVDLSAAVERHVQALTANGQTPDRFLVRTCQPLPVVWADPDKVDQVLGNLLENAVRHGEGTVTIEVAPAPAKSDEKGTSVTVSDEGPGIPEESMGRVFTRFWRGSKRGGTGLGLYIVKGIVEAHGGTITVGRGPDGGAEFRFILPVSTPAYLV; translated from the coding sequence ATGGCTGTCGGCATGAGCAGGCCGCGCGAGACGCACACCGCAGTCGTGCGCGGATGCGAACGCCCCGGTGGGGCGGACGAGCCGGCCGGGGAGTCGGACCTCGTCACCACCGGCATCGGCGTGGACCCCGACGACCTGCCCGACGGCCTCGTCGTCGCCGACGAGAACGGCCGGGTCGTCTGCTTCAACTCCGCCGCGGTCCGGATCACGGCCGTGCCCCGCGACGCCGCCCTCGGCCGCCCCCTGGAACAGGCCCTGCCGCTGGAGGACCTCAAGGGCCGCCGCTGGTGGGCGCTGACCGATCCGTACGGCGGCCTCGCCACCCGGGTCGGCCAGCCCGAGCGCAATCTGCTGCTGCCCGGCGGCCGGGAGGTCCTGGTCTCCGCCCGGTACGTGCGCGAGCACCCCACCGGCCCCGTGCGCCGGCTGGTCGTCTCGCTGCGCGGCACCGAGGCCCGCCGCCGCACCGAACGCAGCCACGCCGAGCTGATCGCGACCGTCGCCCACGAGCTGCGCTCCCCGCTGACCTCGGTCAAGGGCTTCACCGCGACCCTCCTCGCCAAGTGGGAGCGGTTCACCGACGACCAGAAGCGCCTGATGCTGGAGACCGTCGACGCCGACGCCAACCGCGTCACCCGGCTCATCACCGAGCTGCTCGACATCTCCCGGATCGACTCGGGACGGCTGGAGCTGCGACGGCAGCCCGTGGACCTCTCCGCCGCCGTCGAACGCCACGTCCAGGCCCTCACCGCGAACGGCCAGACCCCCGACCGCTTCCTCGTGCGCACCTGCCAGCCGCTGCCCGTGGTCTGGGCCGACCCGGACAAGGTCGACCAGGTGCTCGGCAACCTGCTGGAAAACGCGGTGCGCCACGGCGAGGGAACCGTCACCATCGAAGTCGCACCCGCACCCGCGAAGAGCGACGAGAAGGGAACGTCCGTCACCGTGAGCGACGAAGGCCCCGGCATCCCCGAGGAGTCGATGGGCCGTGTCTTCACCCGCTTCTGGCGGGGGAGCAAGCGCGGCGGCACCGGACTGGGCCTCTACATCGTCAAGGGCATCGTCGAGGCGCACGGCGGCACGATCACGGTCGGCCGCGGCCCCGACGGCGGGGCGGAGTTCCGATTTATCCTGCCCGTGAGCACGCCGGCCTACCTGGTCTGA
- a CDS encoding RNA methyltransferase, with protein MGTPELISPRSPRVAAARRLAKRNFRGKERRFIAEGPQAVREAAEHRGSDGGPTLIELFATVEAAERYADIVAAARAAGARVHLADGNVLADVSQTVTPQGLIGVCHFLDSPFDEILAAKPRLVAVLAHVRDPGNAGTVLRCADAAGADAVVLTDASVDLYNPKSVRASVGSLFHLPVAVGVPVEQAVRGLREAGVRILAADGAGADDLDDELDAGTMGGPTAWIFGNEAWGLPEETRALADAVVRVPIHGKAESLNLATAAAVCLYASARAQRPRR; from the coding sequence ATGGGCACCCCCGAACTGATCTCCCCGCGATCGCCGCGCGTCGCCGCCGCCCGACGGCTGGCCAAGCGCAACTTCCGCGGCAAGGAGCGCAGGTTCATCGCCGAGGGGCCGCAGGCCGTGCGGGAGGCCGCCGAGCACCGCGGCAGCGACGGCGGGCCGACCCTGATCGAACTGTTCGCCACCGTCGAGGCGGCCGAGCGGTACGCCGACATCGTCGCCGCCGCCCGCGCGGCCGGCGCCCGGGTGCACCTCGCCGACGGGAACGTGCTCGCCGACGTGTCCCAGACCGTCACCCCGCAGGGCCTGATCGGGGTCTGCCACTTCCTCGACTCGCCGTTCGACGAGATCCTCGCCGCGAAGCCCAGGCTGGTCGCCGTCCTGGCCCACGTGCGCGACCCGGGCAACGCGGGCACGGTGCTGCGCTGCGCCGACGCCGCGGGCGCCGACGCCGTCGTGCTCACCGACGCCTCGGTGGACCTCTACAACCCCAAGTCGGTCCGGGCCTCGGTCGGCTCGCTCTTCCACCTGCCGGTCGCCGTCGGCGTCCCGGTCGAGCAGGCCGTGCGGGGGCTGCGGGAGGCGGGCGTGCGGATCCTCGCCGCCGACGGCGCGGGCGCCGACGACCTCGACGACGAGCTCGACGCGGGGACCATGGGCGGCCCGACCGCCTGGATCTTCGGCAACGAGGCGTGGGGCCTGCCGGAGGAGACCAGGGCGCTGGCCGACGCCGTCGTACGGGTGCCCATCCACGGCAAGGCGGAGAGCCTCAACCTGGCGACCGCCGCGGCCGTCTGCCTGTACGCCTCCGCAAGGGCCCAGCGCCCGCGCCGCTGA
- the rplT gene encoding 50S ribosomal protein L20, which produces MARVKRAVNAHKKRRAILEQASGYRGQRSRLYRKAKEQVTHSLVYNYNDRKKRKGDFRQLWIQRINAAARQNGMTYNRLIQGLKAANIEVDRKILAELAVNDANAFAALVEVAQKALPSDVNAPKAA; this is translated from the coding sequence GTGGCACGCGTCAAGCGGGCAGTAAACGCTCACAAGAAGCGTCGGGCGATCCTCGAGCAGGCCAGCGGCTACCGGGGCCAGCGCTCCCGTCTGTACCGCAAGGCGAAGGAGCAGGTCACCCACTCCCTCGTCTACAACTACAACGACCGCAAGAAGCGCAAGGGCGACTTCCGTCAGCTGTGGATCCAGCGCATCAACGCCGCTGCCCGCCAGAACGGCATGACGTACAACCGCCTCATCCAGGGTCTGAAGGCCGCCAACATCGAGGTGGACCGCAAGATCCTGGCCGAGCTCGCGGTCAACGACGCCAACGCGTTCGCCGCCCTCGTCGAGGTCGCCCAGAAGGCCCTCCCGAGCGACGTCAACGCCCCGAAGGCCGCCTGA
- the rpmI gene encoding 50S ribosomal protein L35 produces MPKNKTHSGASKRFKITGSGKVLRERAGKRHLLEHKSSKKTRSLTGTVELAPADAKKVKKLLGK; encoded by the coding sequence ATGCCGAAGAACAAGACGCACAGCGGTGCCAGCAAGCGCTTCAAGATCACCGGCTCCGGCAAGGTGCTCCGTGAGCGCGCCGGCAAGCGCCACCTTCTTGAGCACAAGTCGTCCAAGAAGACCCGCTCGCTGACCGGCACGGTCGAGCTGGCCCCGGCCGACGCCAAGAAGGTCAAGAAGCTTCTCGGCAAGTGA
- the infC gene encoding translation initiation factor IF-3: MAVRQAAAWCYRGGSISAEPRINDRIRVPEVRLVGPSGEQVGIVPLAKALELAQEYDLDLVEVAATARPPVCKLMDYGKFKYESAMKAREARKNQAHTVIKEMKLRPKIDPHDYDTKKGHVVRFLKQGDKVKITIMFRGREQSRPELGFRLLQRLASDVEELGFIESNPKQDGRNMIMVLGPHKKKTEAMAEAREAQAARKAGRQGSTPDAAADQAADTQPETPSEA, encoded by the coding sequence GTGGCTGTCCGCCAGGCCGCCGCGTGGTGCTACCGAGGAGGATCCATCAGCGCCGAGCCCCGCATCAACGACCGGATTCGCGTTCCCGAGGTGCGACTTGTCGGTCCCAGCGGCGAGCAGGTCGGGATTGTTCCGCTTGCCAAGGCCCTGGAACTCGCGCAGGAGTACGACCTCGACCTGGTCGAGGTGGCGGCGACCGCCCGTCCGCCCGTGTGCAAGCTCATGGACTACGGGAAGTTCAAGTACGAGTCGGCCATGAAGGCCCGTGAGGCGCGCAAGAACCAGGCGCACACGGTCATCAAGGAGATGAAGCTCCGGCCGAAGATCGACCCGCACGACTACGACACCAAGAAGGGTCACGTCGTCCGGTTCCTCAAGCAGGGCGACAAGGTCAAGATCACGATCATGTTCCGTGGTCGTGAGCAGTCCCGCCCCGAGCTGGGCTTCCGTCTGCTCCAGCGTCTGGCTTCGGACGTGGAGGAACTCGGTTTCATCGAGTCCAACCCGAAGCAGGACGGCCGGAACATGATCATGGTTCTGGGCCCGCACAAGAAGAAGACCGAGGCGATGGCCGAGGCCCGTGAGGCCCAGGCCGCCCGCAAGGCGGGGCGTCAGGGTTCCACCCCCGACGCCGCAGCGGACCAGGCTGCCGACACGCAGCCCGAGACACCTTCCGAGGCGTGA
- a CDS encoding DUF1844 domain-containing protein has protein sequence MSDATPTSDSPGFDDMARDIAEVPAVEVIVTVAVNLMSAAAVKLGLTEDGADHKDLDEARKLVHALAGLLDASATEISSFHAAPLRDGLKSLQLAFREASLVPDEPGQGPGEKYTGPVFG, from the coding sequence ATGAGTGACGCGACCCCCACCAGTGATTCCCCCGGCTTCGACGACATGGCCCGCGACATCGCGGAGGTGCCCGCGGTCGAGGTGATCGTGACGGTCGCGGTCAATCTGATGAGCGCCGCCGCCGTGAAGCTCGGACTGACCGAGGACGGCGCCGACCACAAGGACCTCGACGAGGCCCGCAAGCTGGTGCACGCGCTGGCCGGTCTGCTGGACGCGAGCGCCACCGAGATCAGCTCCTTCCACGCGGCCCCGCTGCGCGACGGGCTGAAGTCGCTGCAGCTCGCGTTCCGCGAGGCGTCCCTCGTCCCGGACGAGCCCGGCCAGGGCCCCGGCGAGAAGTACACCGGCCCCGTCTTCGGCTGA
- a CDS encoding SseB family protein: protein MALKNIPDPGYSDDDGTADPALTAALAAWAADRKAVGPVLEALRGTRLLVPVVAVLGEVEEDDEASRGASGKGGGGRRGGGLRREKTSDMAVPTLQAGGRRALPAFTSTESLARWDPQARPVAVPLHQALQAAAHEKADTVVLDLAGPVAFELTGSALLALAEGRTSADPLDDPAVTSAVRAAVAAEPAVLRAHLGPGSADGTLALVLAPGTDPADVARRVAGTLAADEVLRARLVHGLDLALLPADAAAPNEPLFTR, encoded by the coding sequence GTGGCGCTGAAGAACATTCCGGACCCCGGTTACTCCGACGACGACGGCACGGCCGACCCGGCCCTGACCGCGGCACTCGCCGCGTGGGCCGCGGACCGAAAGGCGGTCGGCCCGGTGCTCGAAGCACTCAGGGGCACCCGGCTGCTGGTCCCGGTCGTCGCCGTGCTCGGCGAGGTGGAGGAGGACGATGAGGCGAGCCGCGGAGCGTCCGGCAAGGGCGGTGGTGGGAGACGGGGGGGCGGGCTGCGCCGCGAGAAGACGAGCGACATGGCCGTCCCCACCCTCCAGGCGGGCGGCCGCCGGGCCCTGCCCGCCTTCACCTCGACCGAGTCCCTGGCCCGCTGGGACCCGCAGGCCCGCCCCGTCGCCGTCCCCCTCCACCAGGCGCTCCAGGCCGCCGCGCACGAGAAGGCGGACACGGTCGTCCTCGACCTCGCGGGCCCGGTCGCGTTCGAACTGACCGGCTCCGCGCTGCTCGCCCTCGCCGAGGGCCGCACCAGCGCCGACCCGCTGGACGACCCCGCCGTCACCTCGGCGGTGCGGGCCGCGGTCGCCGCCGAGCCCGCGGTGCTCCGCGCCCACCTCGGCCCCGGCTCCGCCGACGGCACCCTCGCCCTCGTCCTCGCGCCCGGTACGGACCCCGCCGACGTCGCCCGCCGGGTCGCGGGGACGCTGGCCGCCGACGAGGTGCTGCGCGCCCGGCTGGTGCACGGCCTGGACCTGGCGCTGCTTCCGGCCGACGCGGCCGCACCGAACGAGCCCCTGTTCACCCGCTGA